From Marivirga harenae, one genomic window encodes:
- a CDS encoding sugar phosphate nucleotidyltransferase: MNIIIPMAGMGKRMRPHTLTIPKPLVPIAGKPIVQRLVEDIAKVCGSEVDKIGFIIKSSFGKEIEESLINIAESVGAKGSIHYQEEALGTAHAIMCAKDLLDGNSVVAFADTLFKADFKLDTSEEGIIWTQKVDDPSAFGVVKVNDDNVITDFIEKPDTPVSNLAIIGIYYFQKGEDLRKELQYLLDNDIKDAGGEFQITVALENMKAKGVKLRPGTVTEWLDCGNKDATVYTNQRYLEFIKDEELISLSANVENSVIIPPVYLGDNVSIKNSVVGPHVSIGDNTEVHDSRISNSIIQKNSNITEAQLKNSMLGSFVLYQGAAKDLSIGDYNKVIE, translated from the coding sequence ATGAACATTATTATTCCAATGGCAGGTATGGGAAAACGAATGCGTCCTCATACTTTAACAATTCCAAAACCATTAGTACCGATAGCCGGAAAACCAATTGTGCAGAGATTGGTAGAAGATATTGCAAAAGTTTGCGGCAGTGAGGTAGATAAAATTGGTTTTATTATTAAATCTTCCTTTGGTAAGGAGATTGAAGAAAGTTTAATAAATATTGCTGAATCTGTAGGAGCAAAGGGCTCCATCCATTATCAAGAAGAAGCCTTAGGTACTGCCCACGCCATTATGTGTGCGAAAGATTTATTGGATGGGAATTCTGTTGTGGCTTTTGCTGATACGCTATTCAAGGCTGATTTTAAATTAGATACATCTGAAGAGGGGATCATTTGGACGCAAAAAGTTGATGATCCTTCCGCTTTTGGTGTTGTAAAAGTGAACGATGATAATGTAATTACGGATTTCATTGAAAAGCCTGACACTCCGGTTTCCAATTTGGCAATTATAGGTATTTATTACTTCCAGAAGGGCGAAGACTTAAGGAAAGAGTTGCAATACTTACTGGATAACGATATCAAAGATGCAGGTGGTGAGTTCCAAATCACAGTGGCATTGGAGAATATGAAGGCGAAAGGAGTCAAATTACGCCCTGGCACTGTGACAGAGTGGTTGGATTGCGGCAATAAAGATGCTACGGTTTATACCAATCAGCGCTATTTGGAGTTCATTAAGGATGAAGAATTGATTAGTCTCTCTGCGAACGTTGAGAATTCAGTAATTATTCCTCCCGTCTATTTGGGTGATAATGTTTCAATTAAAAACTCTGTGGTGGGTCCTCACGTTTCCATCGGAGATAATACAGAAGTTCATGATAGCAGAATAAGTAACAGCATTATTCAAAAGAACTCCAATATAACTGAAGCGCAACTTAAAAACAGTATGTTAGGAAGCTTTGTATTATATCAGGGAGCGGCTAAGGATTTAAGTATTGGTGATTACAATAAGGTGATTGAATAG
- a CDS encoding tetratricopeptide repeat protein — protein sequence MEIKIGNSVSILFFVVLLMSSAFVVNAQVPETPQQEDILPDADPLKVDRFNVEFLIVEGMHFLAIDNPSKALDSFMKAHQIMPENSALNFKIAKILKDSEDTEQALFYISKATDEEPNNYYYQALQAEIYTDLGDLSSAIDTYEVLYKLNEEAPDDYLLELAALYLYNGNPNSALKTYDRIEQRLGVLEEVSTQKQKIYLKQNKLKEAIAEGKRLVKAYPKVGSYAVSVAQILVSNDKKLEAVDYLKEYLNEHPNQALVEMELAKLYRQTNEIDLALKYFKKAFNSEEIQLEDKLNNFVALIQKLSENENNSELKQLGSNILKVHSNDANAYAANGDLHFALKEMDSAQYFYERAVKINGNNLQLWQNLLSLEMEKNNYQKVIDYADEAISYFPNQPVLYLYGGSAHFSLKNFKNAIMMWEQGKSIVYGNDRMKSSFAAQLADAYHADKQYEKAFSTYEEAIKANPNNYFAINNYTYYLSLKKKNLERAKELSSRMVKANPENTTFLDTYGWVLFQNEEYEEALRVLEKAAENQTSATIVEHYADALFKVGQREKALEQWKKAKSLGGASDLIDKKIADKKYYDASI from the coding sequence GTGGAAATTAAGATAGGGAATAGCGTTAGCATTTTGTTTTTTGTGGTTCTTTTGATGAGTTCAGCTTTTGTGGTGAATGCACAAGTACCTGAAACTCCTCAGCAGGAGGATATTTTGCCTGACGCTGATCCTTTAAAGGTTGATCGATTCAATGTCGAGTTTTTGATAGTAGAGGGAATGCACTTTTTGGCTATCGATAATCCTTCTAAAGCATTGGACAGCTTTATGAAAGCGCACCAAATAATGCCTGAGAATTCTGCCTTGAATTTTAAAATTGCCAAAATTCTAAAGGATAGTGAAGATACCGAACAGGCACTTTTTTATATTTCAAAAGCAACTGATGAGGAACCTAATAATTATTACTATCAGGCCTTGCAAGCTGAAATTTATACTGACTTAGGGGATTTATCCAGTGCGATAGATACATACGAAGTCTTGTATAAACTCAATGAAGAAGCTCCAGATGATTATTTATTGGAACTAGCGGCATTATATCTGTATAATGGAAACCCTAATTCAGCTTTAAAAACATATGATAGGATTGAGCAGCGTTTGGGAGTTTTGGAGGAAGTTAGTACTCAGAAACAAAAGATCTATTTAAAACAAAACAAGTTAAAAGAAGCGATTGCGGAAGGAAAGCGGCTTGTTAAGGCGTATCCTAAAGTAGGGAGCTATGCAGTTTCCGTTGCGCAAATATTAGTTTCAAATGATAAAAAATTGGAGGCAGTCGATTATTTGAAGGAATATTTGAATGAACATCCTAATCAAGCGCTAGTAGAAATGGAATTGGCTAAGCTATACAGACAAACCAATGAAATTGATTTGGCATTAAAGTATTTTAAGAAAGCATTTAACTCTGAGGAAATCCAATTAGAAGATAAGTTGAATAATTTCGTTGCTCTTATTCAAAAGTTATCAGAGAATGAAAATAATTCAGAACTTAAGCAGCTAGGATCTAATATTTTAAAGGTTCACTCCAATGATGCCAATGCCTATGCTGCTAATGGTGATTTACACTTTGCTCTAAAGGAAATGGACAGTGCTCAATACTTCTATGAAAGGGCAGTTAAAATTAATGGCAATAACCTACAACTTTGGCAAAACCTATTGTCATTAGAAATGGAAAAGAATAATTACCAAAAAGTAATTGATTATGCTGATGAAGCCATTTCTTATTTCCCAAATCAGCCCGTTTTATATTTATATGGTGGCTCGGCACATTTTTCATTGAAGAATTTCAAAAATGCCATTATGATGTGGGAGCAAGGGAAGTCAATTGTTTACGGAAATGATAGAATGAAAAGCAGTTTTGCCGCCCAGTTAGCGGATGCTTATCATGCCGATAAGCAATATGAAAAAGCCTTTTCAACCTATGAAGAAGCGATCAAAGCAAACCCAAATAATTATTTCGCCATCAATAACTATACTTACTATTTGTCATTAAAAAAGAAAAATTTAGAGAGGGCGAAAGAGCTTTCAAGTAGAATGGTGAAAGCAAACCCAGAAAATACCACCTTTTTGGATACTTACGGTTGGGTACTTTTTCAAAATGAAGAATACGAAGAAGCTCTAAGAGTTTTGGAAAAAGCGGCAGAAAATCAAACTTCTGCTACTATTGTCGAACATTACGCTGATGCTTTATTTAAAGTAGGTCAAAGAGAAAAAGCATTGGAACAATGGAAGAAAGCCAAATCTTTAGGTGGAGCTTCTGATTTAATTGATAAAAAAATAGCTGATAAAAAATATTATGATGCGTCTATTTAG
- a CDS encoding DUF4292 domain-containing protein: MMRLFSVLLCSAVLVLSSCGKKLLPTSSIEEEYALERFDFDYLQAKSKIRFSSPDRSLSSSASIRMKKDSIIWISVSPVFGIEAARGFISQDTIVFMDRVNKDVYRYNYQSLSNALNFDINFEMIQSIILGNQVFDFKRNDNFSKRAGELKIAQQRGRFELETRASSKNRKVENVKVREIPDGSRMEIIFSEFNIVANQAFPFNTNVEIIAKGTEESTQVEINHSKVEVSDSPISFPFSVPGKYEN; the protein is encoded by the coding sequence ATGATGCGTCTATTTAGTGTGCTTTTATGCTCTGCAGTTTTAGTATTATCCTCTTGCGGTAAAAAGCTTTTACCTACTTCCTCAATAGAGGAAGAATATGCTCTGGAGAGATTTGATTTCGATTATTTGCAAGCAAAATCAAAGATCAGATTCAGCTCTCCTGACAGAAGCTTAAGTTCAAGCGCAAGTATCAGAATGAAGAAGGACAGTATTATTTGGATTTCTGTTTCTCCGGTTTTCGGAATTGAGGCAGCCAGAGGATTCATCAGTCAAGATACTATTGTTTTTATGGATAGGGTTAATAAGGACGTTTATCGATATAATTACCAAAGTTTAAGCAATGCGCTTAATTTTGATATTAATTTTGAAATGATCCAGTCCATTATTTTAGGAAACCAGGTTTTTGATTTTAAAAGGAATGATAATTTTTCTAAAAGAGCGGGAGAATTGAAAATTGCTCAACAAAGGGGTAGGTTTGAATTGGAAACTCGAGCCTCTTCCAAAAATAGGAAGGTAGAAAACGTGAAAGTTCGGGAGATACCAGACGGAAGTAGAATGGAAATTATTTTTTCCGAATTTAACATAGTGGCAAATCAGGCATTTCCATTCAATACTAATGTTGAAATTATAGCCAAAGGAACAGAGGAATCGACACAAGTTGAAATTAATCACTCAAAAGTGGAAGTAAGTGATAGTCCAATTTCTTTCCCTTTCAGTGTCCCGGGTAAGTATGAAAATTAA
- a CDS encoding murein hydrolase activator EnvC family protein has translation MKINFLHIVIFALLFFGSNSILAQKSREELEKEKKENLEKISQAEKILSQTTSKKKATIGQLNALNYKIEAQQSLTNSISNELNLLNQKLNEIGSIINSMESDLDKMKAEYASMLYATQKSNQSLSKLAYVFASSSFYEMFMRLKYMEYYGKMRRQQASQIEMIKDLLIGQKESVEEVRLEKSTLLQEQIFRNRELNKLKLQQSDLVAELNKREKQVKNEIEERKKAVDNLEKIIADLIKKEIEKSSKGTSSTKFALTPEAKELSDSFAGNRNKLFWPVNSGFITQKFGTHPHPVYKNIQIKNDGVDIQTNENEEIRAVFDGEVRNVAFIPGMNNVVMVQHGEYFTVYAKLKDVKVTKGDKVDAKQSLGTVYTNGDGTSEIQFQVWKNSQKLNPEQWLFKK, from the coding sequence ATGAAAATTAATTTTTTACATATAGTCATTTTTGCCTTACTTTTTTTTGGAAGTAATTCCATTTTGGCTCAAAAATCTAGGGAAGAGCTTGAAAAAGAAAAGAAAGAAAACCTAGAAAAAATTAGCCAGGCAGAAAAAATATTAAGCCAAACCACTTCTAAGAAAAAAGCTACAATTGGTCAGCTGAATGCTTTAAACTATAAAATTGAGGCTCAACAATCTCTCACTAATTCGATTTCCAACGAGCTTAATTTATTAAATCAAAAGTTAAATGAGATTGGCAGTATCATTAACTCAATGGAATCTGACCTGGACAAAATGAAAGCTGAGTACGCTAGTATGCTCTATGCAACTCAAAAAAGCAATCAGTCATTGAGTAAATTGGCTTATGTTTTTGCCTCCTCTTCCTTTTACGAGATGTTCATGCGTCTCAAGTACATGGAATATTATGGAAAAATGCGTAGGCAACAAGCTAGTCAAATTGAAATGATTAAAGACTTATTAATTGGCCAAAAAGAAAGTGTTGAGGAGGTTAGGTTAGAGAAAAGCACTTTGTTGCAAGAACAGATTTTCAGGAATAGGGAACTCAACAAATTGAAACTGCAGCAGAGTGATTTGGTAGCAGAGTTGAATAAAAGAGAGAAGCAGGTCAAAAATGAAATAGAAGAGCGGAAGAAGGCAGTTGATAATCTTGAGAAAATTATAGCAGACCTAATAAAGAAAGAAATTGAGAAAAGTTCTAAGGGTACTTCTTCTACTAAATTTGCATTAACCCCGGAAGCTAAGGAATTATCAGATTCATTTGCTGGCAACCGAAATAAGCTGTTTTGGCCTGTTAACTCTGGTTTTATCACACAAAAATTCGGGACACACCCGCATCCAGTATATAAGAATATTCAGATAAAAAATGATGGGGTTGATATTCAAACCAATGAAAATGAGGAAATAAGAGCAGTTTTTGACGGTGAAGTCAGAAATGTTGCATTTATTCCGGGGATGAACAATGTAGTGATGGTGCAGCATGGAGAATATTTCACTGTTTATGCTAAATTGAAAGATGTAAAAGTAACAAAAGGGGATAAGGTGGACGCTAAACAGTCATTGGGTACAGTATATACCAATGGTGATGGAACATCGGAAATCCAGTTTCAAGTCTGGAAAAATAGCCAGAAGCTAAATCCTGAGCAATGGTTGTTTAAGAAGTAA
- a CDS encoding Sec-independent protein translocase subunit TatA/TatB: MNTVFAFFGGLGGWEILLIMLVILIFFGAKRIPDLARGLGKGIREFKDATTEIKDNIEDGGTKNTTSKTDSTESSNTKDQ; this comes from the coding sequence ATGAACACAGTATTTGCATTTTTTGGAGGATTAGGAGGATGGGAAATTCTTCTAATCATGTTGGTGATTTTAATATTTTTTGGTGCTAAAAGAATTCCAGACCTTGCTAGAGGACTAGGAAAAGGTATCAGAGAGTTTAAAGATGCTACTACAGAAATAAAAGACAATATTGAAGATGGAGGTACTAAAAACACTACCTCTAAAACAGATAGCACAGAAAGTAGCAATACTAAAGACCAATAA
- the gatA gene encoding Asp-tRNA(Asn)/Glu-tRNA(Gln) amidotransferase subunit GatA, which produces METYHSLKQLQLGLKQNKYSLKSVVEHYLKQIEEQKHLNVFLDVYANEALAEAENLQKKLIAGKPLGKLFGLVIGIKDVLVQKGYQVRSASKILEGFESQFTGTAVQRLIDEDAIIIGVENCDEFAMGSSNENSAFGPTLNAADNSKVPGGSSGASAVAVQAGLCMASLGTDTGGSVRQPAAFCGVVGIKPTYSRVSRYGLIAFASSFDCIGVFSKNVEDNAQILEVIAGHDEFDSTVSNESVPAYSKDLQLSKKLKIAYLKETLENEALQTEIKEATVAKLDWLRSQGHQVVEVTFPHLDYLLPTYYILTTAEASSNLSRFDGVRYGYRAPEAHNMESMYKLSRSQGFGEEVKRRIMLGTFVLSASYYDAYYTKAQKVRRIIRDETRKMLAKYDFIVLPTTPTTAFPLGANRDNPAEMYLEDVFTVQANVTGVPAISIPNGVDAKNLPIGLQIMTDVFKESELYAFADYLMKS; this is translated from the coding sequence TTGGAGACCTATCACAGTCTAAAACAACTTCAGCTTGGTCTGAAGCAAAATAAGTATTCCCTAAAATCAGTGGTAGAACATTATTTAAAGCAAATTGAGGAGCAAAAGCACCTCAATGTGTTTTTAGATGTATATGCAAATGAAGCATTAGCAGAAGCTGAAAATCTGCAAAAGAAGCTTATTGCTGGTAAGCCTTTAGGGAAATTATTTGGACTTGTGATTGGGATAAAAGATGTATTGGTTCAAAAAGGCTACCAAGTGAGGTCTGCCTCTAAGATTTTAGAAGGTTTTGAATCGCAGTTTACTGGAACAGCTGTCCAAAGATTAATCGATGAAGATGCCATAATAATTGGAGTCGAAAACTGTGATGAGTTTGCAATGGGCTCTTCCAATGAGAATTCGGCTTTTGGCCCCACCTTAAATGCAGCGGATAATTCCAAAGTGCCAGGAGGTTCTTCAGGAGCATCTGCCGTAGCCGTTCAAGCCGGTTTGTGCATGGCTTCTTTAGGTACAGATACTGGAGGTTCAGTTAGGCAACCTGCTGCCTTTTGTGGTGTTGTAGGTATTAAGCCTACCTATTCCAGAGTTTCAAGATATGGGTTAATTGCCTTTGCTTCTTCTTTTGATTGTATAGGTGTTTTCTCTAAAAATGTTGAGGACAATGCCCAAATATTAGAAGTAATTGCGGGTCATGATGAATTTGATAGTACGGTTTCTAATGAGTCTGTACCTGCGTATTCAAAAGATCTTCAGCTTAGCAAAAAGCTAAAAATTGCATACTTAAAGGAGACTTTAGAAAATGAAGCGCTCCAAACGGAAATTAAGGAAGCCACTGTAGCCAAACTGGATTGGTTGAGAAGTCAGGGGCACCAAGTCGTTGAAGTAACTTTTCCGCATTTAGATTACTTATTGCCCACCTACTACATTTTAACAACTGCCGAGGCAAGTTCTAATTTATCCCGTTTTGATGGAGTCCGCTATGGGTATAGAGCGCCAGAAGCACACAATATGGAAAGTATGTACAAACTTTCTCGTTCTCAAGGGTTTGGTGAGGAAGTAAAACGGAGGATTATGCTAGGTACTTTTGTGCTGTCGGCCAGTTACTATGACGCGTATTACACTAAAGCCCAAAAAGTAAGAAGGATTATTAGAGACGAAACGAGAAAAATGCTGGCAAAATATGACTTTATTGTCTTGCCAACTACTCCAACCACGGCATTTCCTTTAGGTGCAAATAGAGATAATCCTGCTGAAATGTACTTAGAGGATGTTTTTACCGTTCAAGCTAATGTGACTGGTGTCCCTGCCATTTCTATTCCAAATGGCGTGGATGCAAAAAATTTACCCATTGGCTTGCAAATAATGACGGACGTATTCAAAGAAAGTGAATTATATGCGTTTGCTGATTATTTGATGAAATCATAA
- a CDS encoding lytic transglycosylase domain-containing protein: MVKKICVFGFLWWLFLTPVFGQQFIYDIENVIPDSISASNTESDQENDSLIKISHHYEYVPEYEQEIVQERLTQIENEIPLTYNPIVNSFINYFTVTNREYTRKVAKLQSKYFPMIETYLEKYDLPDELKYLAIVESGLNPKAKSPAGAVGLWQFMPLTARLDYGLNENWYIDEKMDMEKSTDAACRYLSFLYKYFYNDWQLALAAYNTGPGNVRKAIRRSGYKKDFWEIYPYLYRETRSYVPQFIAIMYSMNYLEEHNLFIEEFEYMPKYETISVSGFLSLPLFAEHSGICIDVLDDLNPELKRGVISDNHTLYKLRIPSHQKDFVVANLDEIMRFAGQGKEHFERLARNEVGSTYGRQKLNYKVQSGDVLGKIAQTYNVRIADLQQWNNLRGTVIRVGQPLSIWIADDFYDNVNKKLASISRSSATDIDQALKTGEYKVQDGDTLWDISRKFDGLSVEKLKKINNLEGNGIKPGQILKIKENS; encoded by the coding sequence ATGGTTAAAAAAATATGTGTTTTTGGCTTTTTATGGTGGCTGTTCCTAACTCCAGTTTTCGGCCAACAATTCATATACGATATAGAAAATGTAATTCCTGACTCTATATCTGCTTCAAATACTGAATCAGATCAGGAAAATGATAGTCTTATTAAAATATCTCATCATTATGAATATGTTCCTGAATATGAGCAAGAAATTGTACAGGAAAGACTAACTCAGATTGAAAATGAAATTCCGTTAACCTATAACCCAATTGTCAATTCATTTATCAATTATTTCACTGTAACTAATAGAGAATATACTAGAAAGGTAGCCAAGTTACAAAGCAAATATTTTCCAATGATCGAAACCTACTTGGAAAAATACGATTTACCAGATGAACTAAAGTATTTAGCCATTGTAGAGTCTGGTTTAAATCCAAAAGCTAAGTCTCCCGCGGGTGCTGTCGGGCTCTGGCAATTTATGCCGCTTACTGCTAGACTGGATTATGGATTAAACGAAAATTGGTATATAGATGAGAAAATGGATATGGAAAAGTCTACTGATGCGGCTTGCAGATATCTTTCTTTTCTTTATAAATATTTCTACAATGATTGGCAATTAGCTTTAGCAGCTTATAATACTGGGCCTGGTAATGTGAGAAAAGCGATTAGGAGAAGTGGTTATAAAAAAGATTTTTGGGAGATTTATCCGTATTTATATAGAGAAACAAGGTCTTATGTCCCTCAATTTATTGCTATCATGTACAGCATGAATTATTTGGAAGAGCACAATCTCTTTATAGAGGAATTCGAATACATGCCTAAATATGAAACCATTTCTGTTTCAGGATTTTTAAGCTTGCCATTATTTGCAGAGCATTCTGGTATTTGTATTGATGTTTTAGATGATCTAAACCCTGAGCTCAAGCGGGGTGTGATTTCTGATAATCACACTTTGTATAAATTACGTATTCCATCTCATCAAAAAGATTTTGTAGTTGCAAATTTGGACGAAATCATGAGGTTTGCCGGACAAGGAAAAGAACATTTTGAAAGATTGGCAAGAAATGAAGTGGGGAGTACTTATGGAAGACAAAAATTGAATTATAAGGTGCAGTCGGGAGATGTATTGGGTAAAATTGCACAAACTTATAATGTTAGGATCGCGGATTTACAGCAATGGAATAATTTGAGAGGCACTGTCATAAGAGTTGGTCAACCACTAAGTATTTGGATCGCAGATGATTTTTACGATAATGTGAACAAAAAACTTGCTTCTATAAGCAGAAGCTCTGCAACTGATATTGATCAAGCTTTGAAAACTGGGGAATATAAAGTTCAAGATGGAGATACATTATGGGATATTTCCAGAAAATTTGATGGACTTTCGGTAGAGAAGTTGAAAAAAATAAATAATTTGGAGGGAAATGGTATTAAACCAGGTCAGATCCTTAAAATTAAAGAAAATTCATAA
- a CDS encoding DUF4837 family protein, producing the protein MLKINKLYILSVMLLFSLLTVSCGDEGKGGQEDDGSKSTLQKARGEAGEVILVIPPSLWEGQLGDLLREIFTSNVTVLPQDEKLYDLKPVDPSKFNSVFKASQNLMFVATLDNEKPEGKYMKKYFTENSLNQIEKNPDLFSFNQEDVYARGQEVLYLFGRNEEELIKNINSNRSGIKEFFNDKEAERLVASFKKTAQKGIMNYIQDSLNLELIVPVGFDVAQKSEDFIWVRELDSKEEYNIWMVKMPYNDESVFDPDQIKSFRNSLGEKYITDKDLPDLHLTSQDEMDFVIDTINLNNNYALRIKGLWKYSDNSRGGSFVSYLFANEESGDLYYLEGYVDAPGESKREPMRRLKAILGTAKVPESIKD; encoded by the coding sequence ATGTTGAAAATCAATAAATTATATATCTTATCGGTCATGCTCTTATTTTCCCTTCTCACAGTTTCGTGTGGTGATGAAGGCAAAGGTGGACAAGAAGATGATGGTTCAAAATCTACTTTACAAAAAGCGAGAGGAGAAGCAGGAGAAGTTATTTTAGTTATCCCGCCCAGCTTATGGGAAGGACAGCTGGGTGACCTATTGAGAGAAATTTTTACTTCCAATGTTACAGTCTTGCCTCAAGATGAAAAACTATATGATTTAAAACCTGTGGACCCGAGTAAATTTAACAGTGTTTTTAAGGCTTCTCAGAATTTGATGTTTGTCGCTACTTTGGATAATGAAAAACCAGAGGGAAAATACATGAAAAAGTATTTTACGGAAAACTCATTAAATCAAATAGAAAAAAACCCTGATTTGTTTTCTTTCAATCAGGAAGATGTTTATGCTCGAGGACAGGAAGTACTGTACCTTTTTGGAAGAAATGAAGAGGAGCTGATAAAGAATATAAATTCGAATAGATCAGGGATCAAAGAATTTTTTAATGACAAAGAAGCGGAAAGATTAGTAGCTAGTTTCAAAAAAACAGCGCAAAAAGGTATTATGAATTATATTCAAGATTCTTTAAATCTTGAGTTAATTGTGCCGGTTGGTTTTGATGTAGCGCAAAAAAGTGAAGACTTTATTTGGGTAAGGGAATTAGATTCTAAAGAGGAGTATAATATTTGGATGGTGAAAATGCCTTATAATGATGAATCTGTGTTTGATCCTGATCAAATTAAATCTTTTAGAAATTCGCTAGGGGAAAAATACATCACAGACAAGGATCTTCCCGATTTACATCTAACCAGTCAGGACGAAATGGACTTCGTTATTGATACCATAAACCTGAACAATAATTATGCTTTAAGAATAAAAGGATTGTGGAAGTATTCTGACAATTCTAGAGGGGGTTCATTTGTGAGTTACTTGTTTGCTAACGAAGAATCTGGGGATTTGTATTACCTAGAAGGCTATGTGGATGCACCCGGAGAGTCAAAAAGGGAACCCATGCGCAGGTTAAAAGCAATATTGGGTACTGCTAAGGTCCCTGAAAGTATCAAAGACTAA